A section of the Telopea speciosissima isolate NSW1024214 ecotype Mountain lineage chromosome 3, Tspe_v1, whole genome shotgun sequence genome encodes:
- the LOC122657013 gene encoding monothiol glutaredoxin-S10, whose product MAETTHLTVVRACAFSSAHNHKSPLGLINNSSLSSLRFNRFSSRSRCLNIYGGRIGGAAVVRSMTASFGSRLEDSVKKTVAENPVVVYSKTWCSYSSEVKSLFKRLGVEPHVIELDEMGPQGPQLQKVLERLTGQHTVPNVFIGGTHIGGCTDTVKLYRKGELTSLLSEAGAEPTQS is encoded by the exons ATGGCGGAGACTACTCATCTCACGGTAGTCAGAGCTTGTGCATTTAGCTCTGCTCACAATCACAAATCCCCTCTTGGTCTTATCAACaactcttctctttcttctcttcgtTTTAACCGTTTCAGTAGCAGAAGCAGATGCCTCAACATATATGGCGGAAGGATTGGCGGGGCCGCCGTGGTTCGATCCATGACAGCTTCATTTGGGTCTCGATTGGAGGACAGTGTCAAGAAGACCGTGGCCGAAAATCCTGTTGTTGTCTATTCCAAGACTTGGTGCTC GTATTCTTCGGAAGTGAAGTCATTGTTCAAGCGACTTGGTGTAGAACCACATGTTATCGAATTGGACGAAATGG GTCCTCAAGGGCCACAGCTGCAAAAGGTGTTGGAAAGGCTCACCGGCCAACACACTGTCCCTAATGTTTTTATTG GTGGGACGCACATAGGGGGATGTACAG ATACCGTGAAACTATACCGGAAAGGAGAACTCACATCGTTACTGTCTGAAGCTGGTGCCGAACCTACTCAGAGCTAG